The genomic region TGGTCGTATCTTCAATTATGATCGGAGTCATTACGTATATCAGTGTGCTGGAGCGGAAGAAAGAGATCGGAATCTTAAGGGCGATCGGCGCATCGAAGAGGAATGTATCTCAGGTGTTTAATGCGGAGACCTTCATTATTGGACTGTGTGCGGGACTGATCGGAATCGGACTGACGCTGTTGCTTCTGCTCCCTGGCAATATGATCATTCATGCGGTGGCAGATAATTCCAATGTAAATGCAGTGCTTCCGGTTATTCCGGCACTGGTGCTGATCGCACTGAGTGTGGTACTGACATTGCTTGGTGGACTGATCCCGTCAAAGAAAGCATCGAAGAGCGATCCGGTTACGGCTCTTCGGACGGAATAAATTATTATCAATGAGCTGCATAAAACGGTAAAACGTCTGTTGAAAAAATCATAGAGAAAGATTAAAATATGCTATGGAGAAATCTATAGCATATTTTTTATACCAAAAAGAAGGAGACCTTATGTATAATTTTAATTATTACACACCAACCAAAGTTGTATTTGGAAAAAATACAGAAGACAAATGTGGAGAACTGGTAAAAGAACAGGGATGTAAGAAAGTAATGATCCATTACGGAAGCGGAAGCGTCAAACGTACCGGATTATTGGATAAAGTAAAGGCTTCCCTGGATGAAGCAAAGATTGACTATATAGAACTTGGTGGTGCAGTACCGAACCCAAGACTTTCACTGGTATATGAAGGAATCGAGCTCGCGAAAAAAGAAGGAGTAGATTTCATCCTTGCTGTAGGCGGCGGAAGTGCGATCGATTCTGCAAAAGCAATCGGATATGGAGTTGCCAATGAAGGGGACGTATGGGATTTTTATGACAAAAAGCGCCAGGCAACAGGATGTCTTCCGATTGGTGTTGTACTGACTATTGCAGCGACAGGAAGTGAGATGAGTAATTCTTCTGTTATTACAAAAGAAGACGGCTGGATCAAGAGAGGATACCGCAATGACTATGGAAGACCGCGCTTTGCAATCATGAATCCGGAACTGACCATGACACTGCCGGATTATCAGACAGCATGCGGATGCACAGACATTCTGATGCATACGATGGAACGCTATTTTACAAATGGTGGAAATATGGAGATCACAGACAGTATTGCAGAGGGTCTGATGCGTACGGTAATTGAGAATGCAAGAATTCTGATCAATGATCCGAAGAACTATGATGCACGTGCGGAAGTAATGTGGGCAGGAAGTCTGTCTCATAACGGGCTGACAGGCTGTGGCGCGGTTGTCGGAGGAGATTTCGCTTCCCATGCACTGGAACATGAGATCGGAGGACTGTTTGACGTGGCACACGGTGCAGGCCTTGCGGCAATCTGGGGTTCCTGGGCAAGATATGTATACAAAGACTGCCTTTCTAGGTTCGAAAAATTTGCAATGAACGTCATGCGGGTAGACCCGGAAGGAACCGCAGACGATGTGGCATTACGTGGAATCGAAGCCATAGAAGACTTCTTCCGTGAACTCAAGATGCCAACTTCTATCCATGAACTTGGCATTAATCCTACAGATGAAGAACTGAAACTGATGGCACATAAATGCAGCATCGGATGCAAGGGAAGCAAAGGATCTGCGAAGGTACTTCATGAGGAAGATATGTACAAGATATATAAAGCGGCACTGTAAGAAGGCTTCCGCGATTTCATCTTCATAGCATGTGAAAACGTAACTGAATAAAAGTATAGCAGTGGTTGCTGTGCATATGCACAGTAACCACTGCTATACTTTTATTCAGGCCATTATGAAGCAGAAAATCAAACGAAATCAAACCTTCCGAACAACGACTTCCTCCGTCCTGTGAATTCCTTCTTTTAATGTTGCTTCAACATCCTTTACAACCTGCTCCTCACCAACCGGAATCACCAGCCCTACAGCGGTAACAAGTGGAACAAACGCAACCCATATTCCGTGAGCTCCGAGGTATTCTACCGCAAAATATCCAACCAGAACCCCCAGATGGAAGAGAATCAGCGTGTTCGTAAAAAGCAATGCCCGTTTCTTCTGAGCCAGATCATGTATCATATGATATCTGGTCCATGCAAGAAGTGTCTGCTTGTAATTATTCGTTGAAAAGATCGTGGAACTGTTATAACATTCCGGAGTGGTAAAAGCCTGCCACTGGTATGCATTCAGGATGAATACAGGGAACAGTGCGATCAGGGGATTGACCGATGTCGGAATGATCCCTGCGATCCATATGCAGACGGCCTCTACCGCCAGTGCGATATAAGATTTTACAGAGGTAAAATGTTCGCCGATTAAAAATGCGGCAATGATCGCAAGGCCATATAAAATAAAAATAGCCAGACGAAGGAAGGCATCCGTCAGGTTCATTTCCGTAAAGTTTAGGACCATTTCAATCAGATTCATGGTCTGTGCGGCACCAAAATTGCCGCCACGGACTAAGATGGCATAAGCACCGGTCAGTCCGCCGATAAATGCAAGATTGACATGCAGTAATGCACGTTTATGATTATATATCCAATTCATTTTTCTATCACCCGGTGCCTATTATAGGACGGAGAGATGGAAAAATCAAACAAAAGTGTGGAAAAAAGAGATTGGATGGAAAATAATACAAATATGGATTGACATTTTACAAAAAATTGAGTATCATAGACTTTAATGAATAAAAGCGTTAAAGCGCGAAAGCTGTTACGCAAAAAATTCATAAAAAAGAATTATGAATGAACACGAAAGGGGAATTTTCCAATGCCGATTACAGATATATTGGAGAAAAACTGCCGCCTGTACGGAGACGACGTTGCGCTGGTAGAGATTAATCCGGAGATGCCGGAGACAAAAAGAACTACATGGAAGGAGTTTGATCTGATTGAACCTTCACGCGCGGCTTATTATAGAAGAGAGATCACATGGAATGTATTTAACGAAAAGGCAAACAGATTTGCCAATCTTCTGATTGAAAGAGGAATCAAAAAAGGAGAAAAAGTGGGGATTCTCCTGATGAACTGTCTGGAATGGTTGCCAATTTATTTCGGAATTCTGAAGACCGGAGCATTGGCTGTACCACTGAACTTCCGTTATTCTGCGGATGAGATCAAATATTGCGTGGAACTTGCGGAGATTGATATTCTGGTGTTCGGACCGGAGTTCATCGGACGAGTAGAAGAGATTGCAGATGAGATCAGCAAAGGACGTCTGTTATATTTTGTAGGAGACGGATGTCCGGGATTTGCCGAGGATTATAATGCACATACGGCGAACTGTTCCAGTCAGTCTCCGAAGATTGATGTCAATGATGACGATGAGGCAGCAATTTATTTCTCATCAGGAACAACAGGATTCCCGAAGGCAATCTTACATAACCATGAATCCCTGATGCATGCAGCAAAAGCAGAGCAGAATCATCACGGACAGACGAAGGATGATGTATTCTTATGTATTCCACCGTTATATCATACCGGGGCCAAGATGCACTGGTTCGGAAGTCTTCTGACGGGAGGAAAAGCAGTATTGTTAAAAGGAACAAGTCCGAAGACAATCTTACAGGCAGTATCGGAAGAACACTGTACTATTGTATGGCTGTTGGTTCCGTGGGCGCAGGATCTTCTGCTTGCACTGGACAATAAGGAACTGGATATTGCAGATTATGATCTGGACCAGTGGAGACTGATGCATATCGGTGCACAGCCGGTACCACCAAGCCTGATCAAACACTGGAAAGAATACTTCCCGCATCACCAATACGACACGAACTATGGTCTGAGCGAATCCATCGGGCCTGGATGTGTACATCTTGGCGTGGATAATATCGATAAAGTCGGTGCGATCGGTAAAGCCGGATATGGATGGGAAGCTAAGATTATCGATGAACAGGGCGAGACGGTAAAACAGGGCGAGACCGGAGAACTTGCGGTCAAAGGACCAGGCGTCATGACCTGTTACTACAGAGATCCGAAGGCAACAGCAGAAGTTCTGCATGACGGATGGCTGTATACCGGAGACATGGCGATGGAAGACGAAGACGGATTTATCTTCCTTGTTGACCGTAAGAAAGATGTCATCATCAGTGGTGGTGAGAATATCTATCCGGTACAGATTGAAGACTTCTTACGTACCAATGAAGCTATTTTGGATGTGGCGGTTATTGGACTTGCAGATCACAGACTGGGAGAAATTTCAGCAGCAATCATTGAACTGAAACCGGGAGTTGAATGTACAGAAGAAGATATTCAGGAATTCTGTAAGAAACTTCCGAGATATAAGAGACCTCGTAAGATCATCTTTGCAGATGTTCCGCGTAATCCTACCGGAAAGATTGAAAAACCAAAGCTTCGCGAAAAATACGGAGCAACACATCTGGTTGCGGCACAGAACCAGGGATAATAAAATATGTAAAAATGTCATCTCTTTTGCAGGAAAAATCTGCAGAGAGATGGCATTTTTTTACGGACGTGTTTATAATAGTGGAGAAATAAATAATAAGAGCAGACTGGAGCTGAATATAGAATGAACACCAATGAGAAAAAAGAGATTACAATCCGGATTGCAAAAGAAGAGGATGCGGAAGAACTGCTTGCAATCTATGCGCCTTATATAGAACATACAGTGATTACATATGAATATGATGTGCCGACGGTGGAAGAATTCCGAGGACGGATCCGGCATGTATTGGAGAGATATCCATATCTTGTGGCGGAGGTGAATGGAGAAATATGTGGATATGCATATGCAAGTGCTTTTCACGAGAGACCGGCAGGAGGATGGAATGTAGAGACGTCTATCTACGTGGATCAGAATAAAAAAGGAATGGGTATCGGGACAAAATTATACGACATGCTGGAGAAGATATTAAAGCGGCAGAATGTGTTAAATATGAATGCGTGTATTGCATGTACCGAGCATGAAGATGAATACCTGACGAATGCAAGTATCCATTACCATGAACATTTGGGATATCGTATGGTCGGCTGGTTCACAAATTGTGGATATAAATTCCACAGATGGTACAATCTGGCATGGATGGAAAAAGAGATTGGAGAACACGTGGCAGATCAGCCGCCGGTGATCGCGTTCACGGATATAGTAGAAGATATTTCTTTACAGAACGGAGAACTCCGTTTATAATATGCATGTTAAAATAATTGAAAATACAAGGTTCTCCGAAGCCTTCATGCCTAAGATCCATAAAAATTGTGATGATGGGATGTTGGCCAGGAATGACAGGTCTGTCAGTTCCTCAGGGTAGATAGGGAAACGTATCTGCCTCCCGCGTATTTGGAAAGGAGAGCAGCACCTTTGCTTACCAAAGCACATAGGAGAAGCTGTCAAAGCATTCGTAAAAAATGTCACAGACAGATTCTCTTATATTTCGCCTGCTCTTTTTTCGGAAGGAGCAGGTTTTTTAATATATGAAAACAGAATCAGATAAGAAAAAATCCGGAATCAGTGCCATAATCCTTTGTGGCGGGAAAAGTACCCGGATGGGGAAGGATAAAGCAGGACTTCTGATTGGAAAGAAGACATTTTTACAACAGATCGAAGAACATGTAAGTGGTGCGGATGAGGTGCTGCTTTCGGTAAAAGACCGGCGGGATTATCCGAAGATAGAGGCAAGACATATCGAAGATCTGGAACAGGACAAAGGACCGTTGATGGGTCTGTGCTCGGCGCTGAAAGAATGCAGCCATGAACGGGTCTGGGTGATATCCTGTGATATGCCGCTGGTTGACTGGGATGTGGCGCAGGAACTGGAAGACTATCTGATAGATGGGATTGATGCAGTGATCCCGGTAGACAAGACCGGGAAAAAATATGTGCTCTGTGCATGGTACAGGAAATCTGTATGGAAGATATTGGAAGAACAGTTAAAGACCGGGGATTATAAAGTGCAGCATGTACTGGAAAATCTGAGGGTATGTTATGTGGCAGTTCAGGGAATTACAGACGGAGCGGGAAAATTTTATAATATAAATACACCAGAAGAATATCGGAAAATAATACCAGAGAAAATAAAAGAAAAAGCACAGCAGACCCCGGTTGTATCGTTTGTGGCCTATTCCGGCACCGGTAAGACGACATTTCTGGAAAAACTGATTCCGAAGCTGAAAGCATATGGGCTTAAGATTGCGATCGTAAAGCATGACGGACACCGGTTTGATATCGATCACGAAGGAAAAGACAGTGACCGCTTTACCAAAGCCGGAGCAGACGTGACCGGTCTGATCTCCTCGGAGAAAGCGGTGCTGATGGACAACAGAACAGTTGATCCGGAAGAATTCCTGAAAAAGATAGATGGTGTGGATCTGATTCTGACAGAGGGATTCAAGCACGGACCGTGGCCGAAGATCATGCTGCACCGGAAAGAAAACGGGAAACCGATGCCGTTACGACCGGAAGAATGTCTGGCAGTGATCAGTGATGTGGATGTGGAGGACTGTGAAAATGTGTTCCCGTTGGACGATGTTGGGAAAACGGCGGTTTTTTTACTTCAGTATATACAGCAGAATATGCAACATATAGAAAATCTATAGTAGAGTATGAAACGGAATGTGCCTGGATGACAGGTACAAGATGATAGATACATTGATAAGAATTGAAACGAGAAACGATAAAGAAACGAGGCGGAAAAAGTATGAAACTGATCAGAACAGAAGATGCAGTGGGACATGTGTTATGTCATGATATGACGCAGATCATTCCGGGAGTGATCAAAGATGCGAGATTCCGGAAGGGACATATTGTCACAGAAGAAGATATTCCGGTGCTTCTTTCCATAGGGAAAGAACATCTGTATGTCTGGGAGAAGACAGAAGGCATGCTTCATGAGGATGAAGGTGCGGAACGTCTGCGCAGGATCACGCAGAATGAAAATATGTATCCGTCAGTTGTAAAAGAAGGCAAAATTGAACTGCTTGCGGATGTCGACGGATTATTCCAGGTGGATGTCGAACGATTATATGATGTGAACAGTGTGGATGAGATCATGATCGCAACCAGACACACGAACACAGCGGTAAAAAAAGGCGACAAGCTCGCAGGAATGCGGGTGATTCCGCTGATCATAGATGAAAAGAGACTGGAAGAAGCAGAAAAAAAGGCGGGTCCGGAACCGTTATTGAAGGTAACACCGTGGAAATTAAAGACGGCAGGTGTGATCACAACCGGAAGTGAAGTCTATAAAGGACTAATCAAAGACCAGTTTACTCCTATAGTGGAAAAGAAGCTGGAGACATTTGGAATCCAGATGACAAAGCATGTATTATGCAGTGATGATACGAAAATGATCACGGACGCAATTGCAGAAATGAAGGAAGCGGGAGTGGATCTGATTATCTGTACGGGCGGGATGAGTGTAGATCCGGATGATAAGACACCGGGTGCAATCAAGGCTTCCGGAGCGGAAATCGTCACATATGGGGCAACGACACTGCCGGGTGCGATGTTGTGTCTGGCTTACTTTGAAGACGATACACCAATCGTGGGACTGCCGGGCTGTGTGATGTATGCAAAAGCAACCGTATTCGATCTGATCCTGCCGAGAATGGCAGCAGGGATTAAGATTGAGCGGAGAGATATTATCCGGATGGGACACGGAGGACTCTGTCTTGGTTGTAAAGAGTGCCATTATCCGGTCTGTCCATTCGGAAAGGAGGCGTAAAGGTGGAACCATCCCGAGTGACACTTGAAGAGGCACAGGAATTATTTCAAATCTGTATGCCGGGAATAAAAAAAGAAGAAAAACCGGCAGCAGACTGTCTGGGACAGATTCTGGCAGAGCCGGTATATGCGGCAGTAACCCAGCCGCCGTTTCCAAGGTCAGCGATGGATGGATTTGCACTGAGAAGCCGGGACGTCTGCGGGGCAGATCTTGAGCATCCGGTTACCTTGGAAGTTGCCGGGTGTGTGTATGCGGGACAAAAGACAGAGCTTATACTGGAACCACATCAGGCAGTCCGGATCATGACCGGAGCAATGATACCGGAAGGAGCAGACTGTGTAGTAAAACAGGAAGATACGGATTATGTAAGAATAGCAGATCCGGATCCGGACAGGAAAACAATCAAAATTTATAATAATGTGGGACCGGGAGAAAATTACTGCCCGAAAGGAGAAGATTTTTCTGCCGGGGAATTGCTGGCAGAAGCCGGACTTTTGGTGAATTCTTATCTGCTGGCTGCAGTTACGTCTGCGGGAGTACGGGACATTACTGTATATAGAAGACTTAGGGCTGCAGTGATTACAACCGGTGATGAGCTGCAGAATGCAGATACATCATTAGAACCCGGGAAAATCTATGATGCAAATGGAATCTGGCTGTGTGCGAGATTAAGAGAGATGGGCTGTGAGATACTACAGTATGAAACCGCGGGAGATGACAGGGACAAGATCACAGACAAGATCAGTGAGGTATTAAAAGAAGCAGATCTGATCCTGACAACCGGAGGGGTATCAGTAGGAGACAAGGATCTCGTTCCGGATGTCATAGAAAGCCTGAACGGCAGGGTACTATTTCACGGGATACGGGTAAAACCCGGAATGCCGACAATGCTTTCGGTAGTAGAGGACATCCCTGTTCTGTCGCTTTCCGGTAATCCATTTGCAGTGGCGGCATTATTTGAATTATTAGCCGGCGGATATCTGGCGGACAGGGCAGAAGAGGTATATACACAGAAGAAAGAGACAAAAGTGCTGAGACAGACATTTGTAAAGACCGGGAAGCCAAAACGGATCGTAAAAGGAAAATGTGATGAGGAAGGCGTGTTCCTTCCGCAGATTCAGAGAAACGGACAGCTTAAGAATGGGATTGGCAGCAATTGTCTGGTGGTATTCCCGGAGGGAGAACGGACCTATCCGGAAGGAGAAAAAGTTCAGGTGATCTGGATATGATAAGGAAGGAGTAATCATGGGAGAATTTACGCATTTCAATGAACAGGGGCATGCAGTGATGGTCGATGTCAGTGAAAAAGCAGACACGATGCGTGAGGCAACGGCAATGGGAAGAATCCGCATGTCGAAGGAATGTTTTGAAAAAGTAAAGACGGGTGGAATGAAAAAGGGAGATGTCCTGGGAACTGCAAGGATTGCAGGAATCATGGGGGCGAAGAGAACATCAGAGCTGATCCCGTTGTGCCATATCCTGAACCTGAGCAAGGTTACAGTGGAATTTGAATATATAGAGGAAACCTGTGAGATTGAAGCACGGTGTACGACGAAGACGGTCGGGAAGACCGGTGTAGAGATGGAAGCACTTACCGGAGTTCAGGTGGCACTGCTTACGATTTATGATATGTGTAAGGCGGTCGACAAAGGCATGTGCATGACCGGTATCCGTTTATTGAAAAAAACAGGTGGAAAAAGCGGCATATGGGAAGCTGACCGGGAGACGGAGCTATGATTGATGCGGCAGGAAGAGTGATTGATTATATGCGGATCTCCATTACGGACCGCTGTAATTTAAGATGCAGATATTGTATGCCGGACGGAATCACGCAGGTGTCCATGGCGGAGATCCTGACGTATGAAGAGATCCGGAAAGTGTGCATACTTGCAGCAGAGCTTGGCATTCAGAAGATCAAGATCACAGGCGGGGAACCGCTGGTGCGGAAAGGATGCGCCGATCTGATTGGAATGATAAAAAATATTTTGGGAATCACACAGGTCACGATGACGACGAATGGCGTTCTGTTACAAGACAATCTGGAAGCGTTAAAGAAGGCCGGACTGGACGGGATCAATATCAGTCTGGATACGCTTGATCGTGAAAAATATCAAGAGATTACCGGAACCGACGCCTGTGAAACGGTACGGCAGGCAGTAGCGGCCGCCGCAGAAAGTGGGATACGGACAAAGGTGAATACGGTGTTGCAGTCTGACGGTGACAAAACGGAATGGAAGGCATTGATCACACTGGCTGAAAGCCTGCCGGTTGATGTAAGATTTATAGAACTCATGCCGATCGGTTATGGAAAGGAGAATACAGGTGTGTCGAATCTGGAACTTCTGGATGAGATACGGAAGGTATATCCAGATATCCGAAAGGACAGTAAGATACACGGCAATGGACCTGCGGTATATTATCAGATTCCAGGATTCACTGGCGGTATCGGATTTATCAGTGCGATGCACGGTAAGTTCTGTAAGAACTGCAACCGCATCCGGCTGACTTCGACCGGAGACCTGAAGCCGTGTTTGTGTTATGGGGATACCTATCCATTGAAAGATTTACTGCGGAATGGAACAGAGGAAGAGATAAGAAAACAGATAAAACGAGCCATTGAACAGAAACCGGCAGCGCACTGCTTTGAAGAGCCGGGAGCGATTACGGAAGCACATCAGATGGCACAGATTGGAGGATAAAAGACAGGATGAATCAGAAGAAAGGCGTGATCAGAGGAATCTGTATCAGTCCCAGAAGAGGAACTGCCAAGTATCCGGTAGAAACGGCAAAGATCGTGCCGGACTGGGGCATTGAAGAAGATGCACATGGCGGAAAATGGCACAGACAGATCAGTCTTCTTGCACTGGAGAAGATTGAAGCATTCCGGGAAAAGGGAGCGGATGTAGATTTTGGGGCATTTGGAGAAAATCTGATCGTAGAGGGATTTGATTTAAGAAATGTTCCGGTTGATTCCGAAATACGGATCGGAGATGCAGTCAGGCTGAAAGTCACACAGATTGGAAAGGAATGCCACAGCCACTGTGCGATCTATCAGCGGATGGGAGACTGTATTATGCCAAGAGAAGGCATTTTCGCAGAAGTACTGACAGGTGGAATGATCCGTGTGGGTGACTGTGTGGAAGTCGTAATGCCGCAGGAAGACCGCCCATACAGTGTAGCCGTGATCACGCTGAGTGACAAAGCATTTGCCGGAGAACGAGATGACCTAAGCGGTCCGGCAATAGAAAAGATATTAAAAGACAGTGAAGAAAAAGATCATATCAGATTTGACATAAAAGAGACCATTCTTCTGCCGGATGGTGAAGAAGGATTAAAGAAACAGCTGATCCGTCTGGCGGATCAGAGACAGGTTGACCTGATCCTGACAACAGGCGGGACAGGATTTGCCCAAAGAGACATGACGCCGGAGGCCACGATCGCTGTCTGCGACCGGATGGCAAACGGAATTGCAGATGCGATCCGTAATTATTCGATGACGATCACAGACCGTGCAATGTTCAGCCGGGCAGTGTCGGGACTGCGGAAGAAGACACTCATTATCAATCTTCCGGGGAGCCCGAAAGCAGTGACGGAAGCACTGGAGTATATTCTTCCGAAACTTCCTCATGGACTGGATGTCCTGAGAGGAAATGTACAGGAATGTGGCAGAAAATAATCCTATTACAGATACAGTAACTGGTAAATTTATCAGACAAGAGAAAAGGAGAAACGTATTATGAAGAACCAGATGGCAAAAAGGATTGCATCTGTCCTCCTGGCAGGAGTGATGCTAGTTTCACTGGCAGCATGCGGAGAAAATAAAAAGACAGAAGAAAAGAAGACAGATGACAGCAAAAAGAGCAGCAAGAAAGAGACAGAGATCCAGGTATTCATCGCAGCAAGCCTGAACACGGTTATGACAGAGCTTGCAAAAGAGTACAACGAAGATCATCCGGAAGTGAAGATCACATTTAATGCAGACAGCTCCGGAACATTGCTGACACAGATCGAAGAGGGATATGAGTGTGACCTGTTCTTCTCTGCAGCACAGAAGCAGATGGATCAGCTTGAAGCAGACGGATTGGTAGTAGACGGCACAAGAGCAAATGTCCTGAATAACCAGGTGGTAGTTATCTCCTTAAAAGACAGCGGCACAAAGGTAACAGGTCTTGAGAACTTAAAAGATGCCAAGAGTATCGCACTTGCAGGCGGAAGTGTTCCGGTTGGAAAATATACAAGACAGGCACTGGTAAATCTTGGAACATTAAAGGCTGACGGTGAAGTAGATGCCATTACAACAGATCAAGTATCACAGGCACTTGGTGGAGTGGAGATTAGTGAGGAAGATAACGTAAGTAAAGTACTTACAGCAGTAGCAGAAGGATCCTGTGAAGTTGGAACAACATACTATTCAGATACTTATGGATACGAAGACAAACTGAATATCCTTCAGGTTGTAAGCTATGATCTGACAGGCGATGTTATCTACCCAATCTGTCAGGTACAGAATGACGAAGCAGATAAGACACAGACTGCAGCCGCAAAAGACTTCTACAAATTCGTATTATCTGACAAGACTAAGAAAGTCTTCGATGCATACTATTTCGACACAGACGTAGAAAGATAAGAAGCTTCATAGTATGAAAGAAAATATGCAGGCAGTTGTGGCTGCATGTTTTCTGTTTTTCGAAGTATGTAATAGATGAAACAGGAGGAAGTTACATGGATGCAGTGGTAGAAATATTGAAAGGACTGGATTACAGTCCACTATATGTGTCGTTAAAGACGGGAATTGTTGCAACGATATTCTCATTCTTTCTTGGCCTGTTTGCCGCAAGAAGAGTAATCAAGGCAGGACCGAAAGTGAAAGCAATTGCAGATGGGATCCTGACACTGCCGATGGTACTGCCGCCGACGGCAGCAGGATTCTTCCTGCTTCTTCTGTTCAGCAGAAGACGTCCGTTTGGTATCCTGCTGTACGAACAATTTGGCATCAAAGTTGTACAGACCTGGGCTGGCTGTATCATAGCAGCGACCGTGATCGCATTTCCGCTGATGTACAGAAATGCAAGAGCGGCATTCGAACAGATCGATGTGAATCTGATCCATGCGGCAAGAACACTTGGTATGCCGGAATATAAGATCTTCTGGAAGGTTGCAGTCCCATCCGCAGGACCGGGACTGGTAGCGGGTACGATCCTGACATTTGCAAGAGCGCTTGGAGAATATGGTGCAACATCCATGCTTGCGGGCAATATTCCGGGAAAGACGGGAACCATTTCCCAGAGGATCGCAATGGTTATCCAGGACGGCAATTATCTGACGGCGGGCATCTGGGTTGTGATCATTATGCTGGTTGCATTCGTGCTGATCGTCCTTATGAATCTGGTGACCGGTCAGAATACGAAGAATATCCGGAGATGGTAGGAGGAACGACAGATGGCGATGGAAGTAAAGATACATAAAAAACTTGGAGAGTACGAGCTGGATGTACACTGGAAATCCACGAAGAAAAGAATCGGAATCCTCGGTGCTTCCGGAAGCGGAAAGAGTCTGACTCTGAAAAGCATTGCAGGAATTGAGCACCCGGACCAGGGGCATATCCAGATCGGCGATCATGTCCTGTATGATTCTGATTCCAGAATCTGCTTAAAACCACAGAAGAGAAATGTCGGATATATGTTCCAGAACTATGCATTGTTCCCAACGATGACCGTGGAGCAGAATGTCGGAGCCGGACTTGCCGGTAACAAAAAGAAGAAGCAGGAACAGGTACAGAAGATGATCCGTCATTTCCGTCTGGAGGGACTGGAAAAAAGACTTCCGAGAGAGCTTTCCGGCGGGCAGCAGCAGAGAGTTGCGCTGGCGAGGATCATGGCATACGAACCATCCGTTATTCTTCTCGATGAACCATTTTCGGCACTGGATGTCTTCTTAAAAGACCGTCTGCAGCAGGAGATGATGGAACTCTTAAGCGATTATGACGGAACGGTGATCCTGGTG from Dorea longicatena harbors:
- the mobB gene encoding molybdopterin-guanine dinucleotide biosynthesis protein B, which codes for MKTESDKKKSGISAIILCGGKSTRMGKDKAGLLIGKKTFLQQIEEHVSGADEVLLSVKDRRDYPKIEARHIEDLEQDKGPLMGLCSALKECSHERVWVISCDMPLVDWDVAQELEDYLIDGIDAVIPVDKTGKKYVLCAWYRKSVWKILEEQLKTGDYKVQHVLENLRVCYVAVQGITDGAGKFYNINTPEEYRKIIPEKIKEKAQQTPVVSFVAYSGTGKTTFLEKLIPKLKAYGLKIAIVKHDGHRFDIDHEGKDSDRFTKAGADVTGLISSEKAVLMDNRTVDPEEFLKKIDGVDLILTEGFKHGPWPKIMLHRKENGKPMPLRPEECLAVISDVDVEDCENVFPLDDVGKTAVFLLQYIQQNMQHIENL
- a CDS encoding GNAT family N-acetyltransferase → MNTNEKKEITIRIAKEEDAEELLAIYAPYIEHTVITYEYDVPTVEEFRGRIRHVLERYPYLVAEVNGEICGYAYASAFHERPAGGWNVETSIYVDQNKKGMGIGTKLYDMLEKILKRQNVLNMNACIACTEHEDEYLTNASIHYHEHLGYRMVGWFTNCGYKFHRWYNLAWMEKEIGEHVADQPPVIAFTDIVEDISLQNGELRL
- a CDS encoding molybdopterin-binding protein, whose translation is MKLIRTEDAVGHVLCHDMTQIIPGVIKDARFRKGHIVTEEDIPVLLSIGKEHLYVWEKTEGMLHEDEGAERLRRITQNENMYPSVVKEGKIELLADVDGLFQVDVERLYDVNSVDEIMIATRHTNTAVKKGDKLAGMRVIPLIIDEKRLEEAEKKAGPEPLLKVTPWKLKTAGVITTGSEVYKGLIKDQFTPIVEKKLETFGIQMTKHVLCSDDTKMITDAIAEMKEAGVDLIICTGGMSVDPDDKTPGAIKASGAEIVTYGATTLPGAMLCLAYFEDDTPIVGLPGCVMYAKATVFDLILPRMAAGIKIERRDIIRMGHGGLCLGCKECHYPVCPFGKEA
- a CDS encoding YoaK family protein, which translates into the protein MNWIYNHKRALLHVNLAFIGGLTGAYAILVRGGNFGAAQTMNLIEMVLNFTEMNLTDAFLRLAIFILYGLAIIAAFLIGEHFTSVKSYIALAVEAVCIWIAGIIPTSVNPLIALFPVFILNAYQWQAFTTPECYNSSTIFSTNNYKQTLLAWTRYHMIHDLAQKKRALLFTNTLILFHLGVLVGYFAVEYLGAHGIWVAFVPLVTAVGLVIPVGEEQVVKDVEATLKEGIHRTEEVVVRKV
- a CDS encoding class I adenylate-forming enzyme family protein; the protein is MPITDILEKNCRLYGDDVALVEINPEMPETKRTTWKEFDLIEPSRAAYYRREITWNVFNEKANRFANLLIERGIKKGEKVGILLMNCLEWLPIYFGILKTGALAVPLNFRYSADEIKYCVELAEIDILVFGPEFIGRVEEIADEISKGRLLYFVGDGCPGFAEDYNAHTANCSSQSPKIDVNDDDEAAIYFSSGTTGFPKAILHNHESLMHAAKAEQNHHGQTKDDVFLCIPPLYHTGAKMHWFGSLLTGGKAVLLKGTSPKTILQAVSEEHCTIVWLLVPWAQDLLLALDNKELDIADYDLDQWRLMHIGAQPVPPSLIKHWKEYFPHHQYDTNYGLSESIGPGCVHLGVDNIDKVGAIGKAGYGWEAKIIDEQGETVKQGETGELAVKGPGVMTCYYRDPKATAEVLHDGWLYTGDMAMEDEDGFIFLVDRKKDVIISGGENIYPVQIEDFLRTNEAILDVAVIGLADHRLGEISAAIIELKPGVECTEEDIQEFCKKLPRYKRPRKIIFADVPRNPTGKIEKPKLREKYGATHLVAAQNQG
- a CDS encoding iron-containing alcohol dehydrogenase, with translation MYNFNYYTPTKVVFGKNTEDKCGELVKEQGCKKVMIHYGSGSVKRTGLLDKVKASLDEAKIDYIELGGAVPNPRLSLVYEGIELAKKEGVDFILAVGGGSAIDSAKAIGYGVANEGDVWDFYDKKRQATGCLPIGVVLTIAATGSEMSNSSVITKEDGWIKRGYRNDYGRPRFAIMNPELTMTLPDYQTACGCTDILMHTMERYFTNGGNMEITDSIAEGLMRTVIENARILINDPKNYDARAEVMWAGSLSHNGLTGCGAVVGGDFASHALEHEIGGLFDVAHGAGLAAIWGSWARYVYKDCLSRFEKFAMNVMRVDPEGTADDVALRGIEAIEDFFRELKMPTSIHELGINPTDEELKLMAHKCSIGCKGSKGSAKVLHEEDMYKIYKAAL